CCCGCAGCGTGACCAGCACGTTGGAAGGTTTGAGATCGCGATGGATGATCCCTTTCTGGTGCGCGTGCTCAATGGCCTGACAAACGGGGAGGAAGAGTTCGAGGCGCTGCCGAGCGTTGAGATGATTCTTGTCGCAATATTCGGTGATGGGCACGCCGCGAACTAACTCCATCACGAAGTAGGGCCGACCGGCGGATCAACGCGGTGCACCCTCACCCCCAACCCCGGATGGGAGAGGGCCTGCCTGCGCCGCAGTCGCGGCAGGCAGGTGGTCGGAGACCGGGTGAGGGCTCTCGGTCGCGCCGGCGTCGAACACCTTGGCGATGTTCGGATGGTCCATGAGCGCGAGCGCCTGGCGTTCGGCCTCGAACCGGGCGATGACACTCCGCGTGTCCATGCCGAGCTTGATGATCTTCAACGCCACCTGGCGCCAGACCGGTTGCTCTTGCTCGGCCAGATAGACCACGCCCATGCCGCCTTCGCCGAGTTTTTCAAGAAGTTTGTACGGGCCGATGCGATCGCCGGGCTTTTCGGAGAGGTCGAAGACAGTTGCTCCTTGGGTATTGGCCTCTTCGCGATTGGGCTGAGCGCTCATGACGGCTGTGCCATCCTTCTCTACCAGACTGCCTGAAATGCCGCGAGAAAAACCATAAGTTTCATAAGTTTTGATTTATATCAAAGTTAGTTGCGCTGGTTGGGGTATTCGTGGGGACGATGAAGGGAAAGGCCAAAATCTTTCCGCGGATTCCGGCAGCGCGCCGCCCGATGAATCCGGCCGCCGAGCTCCGGGAGGGACGAAGCAGAGCCGGCCACACTCCGCAAAGGTCGTATTCCCGGGCAGCGACTTCACCGTTTTGACCCCCATGATCGCCGAGGCGCAACAGGCCGTTCTCGTCGAACATCCGTTGGGTCTGGTCTACGCCGGCGTCGTGCTGCCCGCCGCTTTCTGGTACGAGAAATACGACGTCACCTTCGGCGACAAGCACACGTTCGTGCATCCGCTCACGCCTGCGACCGATCCGCCGTGGGAAGCGAAGCACGATTGGGCACTGGCTTGTGCAGCGTCTCGTATTCTTTGGTTTCAAATCCTCCAGGCGACCGGGGTGGCTTGCGCTTCAACCCCGGTACTGATGAAACATGCTGGCGAGAAGGATGATCTCCGGATGCGCCGCCGACAGTTTGGGCAGGACCACGCGGATGCGGGAACGGTAGTCCGCCAGCTTTTTCCGCAACGGCTCCAGGTCCGTGGTCCGCGTCCAATGCAGTTTGTTGAAGTCAAGCACCAGCCGGTTCCTGCTGCGGGACAGCGATTCATGGATGCGGTGCGCCAGCCCTGCGGCATCGTTGGCGGACAATGCGCCTTCCAAGCGCAGCCACACTTGTTGCTTCGCGTGCTGCAACTCTACCTGGATGGAAAAATCCGGCGAAGTGATTTTACGGTGCAGTTCTTCCCACATTTCAAACGCGCTCCAGCGCTTCTCGGGCAGGCGATAAGTGGTGCGGATCAATTTGGGATGCTGAAACCAATCCAGCTTCAAGGTCAGCGCGGACCACAAGGCCGCGCCGACGGCCACGACGGACTTGAAGCGTTCGCCGCGCGCGGGCGGGCCCAACTCCGCGTGAATGCGCCGTTCCAAATCGCCAATCCAACGGCGCACTGCGGCGTTGGGGCCAAGCAACCGGCCCGCGAGGAACGCCGGATAGGCCCCTCGCAACTCCGCGGCGTAGTAATCGGCCTTCTGGCGCAAGACGGGATTCGGTGAGTGCCTGAGCTTTTGATAACCCAGGAGGCGCGCTTCCAAAACCCGATAGATGCTGGGCCCCAGCCGCTGAAAATCTTCATCGAAGCACCGGCGCTGAATGCCTTCGATCTGCTCCGGCGTGAGCGTCGGGTGCTTGATCATGGTGCGGAATCCGTCCGCCCGCCGGTAGAACAGGTCTTGGTCGGTCGTGTAAACGTCCTGCAAGAGATTCTGCTTGATGATCCGCTCGTAAAACGGCGTGCCGGGCACGGGGCCGTAAATCAGAAATTGCGCCAGCGCCGGTTTAAGCTTCATCAGGCCGTCCAACTCCTGGTCCACCACGCCGGGGGTCTGGTAATCAAAGCCGACGATCATGGAGGTCAGCACCGTGATGCCGTGCTCGCGAAATTCGTTGAGAATATCCGCGATGGGCCGGCCTTGTTGTTTGGCATAGTTCGACCGCGTGCCTTCGTACCCGATCCAGAAACCGTCAATGCCCATCTCCAGGATTTCTTCCACCGTGTATTGGCTGATCGCCTTGATGCTGGAGAAGGCGAAGATCGACAGTCGCTTTCCGCCTCTGATGACACAGTCGCGAAATTCCATCGCGCGCTTTTTGTTGAGCAAGAAATCCTCGTCCAGAATCAGGAACACCAGATTGGGGTCAAGGTCCAGGTAACGTTCGGCAACCGCGTAAATGTCCCGGCCCGTCGGCAACAACTTGATGTGCTTGCGCGAAAAGAAATGCGACGTGCAGCAGAAATCGCAACCGTTCGGGCAACCGAGGCCGGCGAAGATCTTCCCCGTGCCCGACACTTTCCAGCCGAACACCTTGAGCCAACTCACGATCAGCGGATGCTTGTAGGGCATGGGAATCTCCGGTTCACCCAGCAACCGCCGCAAAAACGCCACGCCTTCCTCGCGGCAGATGTAATCGCCGTACGGTTTCAGCGCGTCGTCCTTCAACACCGTGCCGTAGCCGCCGAGGACGATCTTGCTGTGGGGCGCGTGCTTGCGGATCAGGGCGACGGTCTCCTTCATTTTGTGCATCACGGCCATGAGGAACGAGACGCCCACGTAATCGTAGCCCTTCTTGAGTTCGCGGATCAGCTCGCGCCGGGAAGGGTATTGCAGCACCACGGCTGGCGCGTCGAGGTTCTCGGCGATGTATTCGAGCCCGAAATGGATGTTGACCGTGCGCGGGCTGAAGATGCCCTGCGCGCGCAGCACCTGCCGGTAAAGGAGTTCGTAACCGACCGATGGCGCATCGCCGTATTTCGGACCCATCGGCCGGCACACACTGGTTAAAAGAACTCGTTTGCTCATTGAATTTCAATCGAAGCATTCGGAAACGGTTGACTCGGGATTTCCGTCATAAGCATTGAAAGGACGCCAGGGTCTGCTGGAACCACTATGATGACTCCACGAGGCGTCGTTTTGATCTGGATCAAGACTTCAGAAGAAACGGCTCTCCCGCAGTCGAACATTTCCACGGGTAGGGCGAGTCCGTCCCGGCGAGCCGTGCTGAAATGTCGGGAACACGTTGGATGCGGCTCGCTGAGGACAGGCTCGCCCTACCGAAGTCAAACTGAGAATTGCTGACGGCGCAAAACCGCCCTTACTGTCGAAACTTCTTCACGAAAGCGATCAGCGCTTTGATCTCCTCTGCATCCAGCTTCTCTTTGAAGGCCGGCATTGTGTATCCGCCGTCTTTGGCTTTCTTGCCATCCAGGAGTTGTTTTTCCATTTCGGCATCCGATGCTTTGCTTTCCTTTAGATCTTTGGCGCCGAATTTCCGGCCCACAGGCGTTCGCCCTCGGCCATCCTTGCCATGGCAGGAAGCGCACTCCTTGTTGTACAGATAGGCGACCTCTTCCTGAGAGATCGCCGCGTTTCCAATGGCCAGGCTGCCGATTGCCGCGATGATGGAGAAGGCTCGATTCATTTCGATTGAGACCAGGGTACCGGTCCAACTCAGTGCGCTCAAGCTCAGCACGGCACGGTCAAATCGCTTTGATTCAAGTCAACAGTCTCTCGATGAGGTTCTTCGCTGAACAACGAAGAACAATTTTTGCAAAGACAAACGCAATTCCGGAGTAGCAGCCAGGCCATCAAAAAATGCATGGTCGCGCCAGGTCATGAGAGCGCTGGCGCAAACGATGCAAGGCAATCGACAATCGTTCGAGTCCGAAAAGGTCCATTGTTTGATAGGCATCAAAGCTGGCGGCTTGCTTCGACGTTACCTTCCTCCACTGATGAGAATTGATACGTTGCTAGTCTGCCTCGCGGTGAGCGGGGTTTCTGCGACCGCCGCCGCCGCCCAGGGGAACCGCTCCCCGGCGCCGGCCAACGGCGCTGATTTGAATCCGACACTCCGGTCTGGCCAGGCGGTTTACGACCAGCATTGCGCGGCTTGCCACAACGCGAACGGCGA
Above is a genomic segment from Verrucomicrobiota bacterium containing:
- a CDS encoding cytochrome c, yielding MNRAFSIIAAIGSLAIGNAAISQEEVAYLYNKECASCHGKDGRGRTPVGRKFGAKDLKESKASDAEMEKQLLDGKKAKDGGYTMPAFKEKLDAEEIKALIAFVKKFRQ